The Spirosoma radiotolerans genome has a window encoding:
- a CDS encoding ScyD/ScyE family protein gives MQYKLPVLALFLTGSLLTGCQDHRIPTAVQPTITTLTTGLIAPIGVETDASGRIFVTEQGTGNNDARVLEITPDGKTHPLITGMYSFKRPDGELDATDHLLAANGMLYVLNAKGLYTLDLTSFKTGDAPIPASSMTPENIQKFVIDYAFTEDTGESHLYNMTLGPDGALYFSDAAANAIIRRSKTGQLSVVTAVPGIANPNPAGPPPGPPVIESVPTGITYDGKQFAISTLLGFPFPAGKALIYQMDLTGKLRVFQQTFNSLVDIENDGNGNYLALEFAVFGPTGFTPKTGRLLRAKGSSSDIIFDALNMPTDLKVVDSHTAYLTSLGDGTLVKITF, from the coding sequence ATGCAGTACAAACTACCTGTCCTAGCTTTATTTCTAACTGGCAGTCTGCTAACAGGATGTCAGGATCACCGAATTCCAACTGCTGTTCAGCCTACAATAACAACACTGACAACGGGTTTAATAGCGCCAATTGGCGTGGAGACCGATGCGAGTGGACGCATTTTCGTAACCGAGCAAGGCACTGGAAATAACGATGCCCGTGTGTTGGAAATCACCCCTGATGGGAAAACACACCCACTAATTACAGGGATGTATTCATTCAAACGCCCAGACGGTGAACTGGACGCTACGGATCACCTGTTGGCGGCTAACGGCATGCTTTATGTATTGAATGCTAAAGGCCTTTACACCCTCGATCTTACCTCATTCAAAACAGGGGATGCACCAATTCCAGCGTCCAGTATGACGCCCGAGAACATTCAGAAGTTTGTAATAGACTACGCTTTTACTGAGGACACGGGCGAATCACACCTGTACAATATGACCCTTGGCCCCGATGGTGCGCTTTATTTTTCGGATGCAGCCGCTAATGCAATTATTCGTCGATCGAAAACTGGCCAGTTGAGTGTTGTGACAGCCGTGCCGGGTATTGCCAATCCAAACCCAGCTGGCCCTCCTCCAGGACCACCAGTTATCGAATCGGTACCCACGGGGATTACGTATGATGGAAAGCAGTTTGCTATCAGTACCTTGCTTGGCTTTCCGTTTCCGGCTGGCAAAGCGCTCATTTATCAGATGGATCTAACAGGAAAGCTCCGTGTATTTCAACAGACCTTCAATAGCCTGGTCGATATTGAGAATGATGGAAATGGCAACTACCTGGCCCTTGAATTTGCCGTGTTCGGCCCAACGGGTTTCACGCCTAAAACAGGCCGATTGCTGCGGGCAAAGGGTAGTAGCAGCGACATCATTTTTGATGCATTAAATATGCCAACGGACTTAAAAGTAGTCGATAGCCATACGGCTTACCTGACCAGCTTGGGTGACGGTACCTTAGTAAAAATCACGTTTTAG
- a CDS encoding sensor histidine kinase, with amino-acid sequence MIFANDSRLRWLGPIGLFLFGNIFFRLAFWLQANPLALIHSTVVGLGAGCLFWQLNRAIIRYLQRQHPGLERTTKRLRLLLVLTPIAVNGAVFFRFLLHLLLGSRPTLWLGLVDYVTSLGIQLFYQVVYISIYEGNYLLSQWNRTYQEKEELIKIQWQTRFNSLKGQVNSHFLFNSLNALSALIEESPAQASQFVDELSKMYRYLLQANDQELVSLRTELAFIESYAHLLQTRHGSGVSVKMTVPEDQLASPLPPLTLQLLVENAVKHNIVLVNRPLLIEIGTTKAGELQVRNNLQRKHIRALSNGVGLANIMAKYRMLTPREIIIQEEDDHFTVRLPLLNSHC; translated from the coding sequence ATGATCTTTGCCAACGACTCCCGTCTTCGTTGGCTTGGACCCATTGGCCTGTTTCTGTTCGGAAATATATTTTTCCGGCTCGCTTTTTGGCTACAGGCCAATCCCCTCGCACTCATCCACTCAACAGTTGTTGGATTAGGGGCTGGCTGTTTATTCTGGCAGCTAAACCGTGCTATTATTCGTTATTTACAACGCCAGCATCCGGGTCTGGAGCGAACGACTAAGCGACTTCGGCTCTTGTTGGTCCTGACACCCATAGCTGTAAACGGGGCTGTCTTTTTCCGATTTTTACTTCACTTGCTTTTAGGTTCTCGGCCAACACTTTGGCTCGGCCTGGTCGACTATGTGACGTCACTGGGCATCCAGTTATTTTACCAGGTCGTATACATCAGTATTTACGAAGGCAACTACTTGCTAAGCCAATGGAATCGCACCTATCAGGAAAAAGAAGAGCTCATAAAAATTCAGTGGCAGACCCGGTTCAATTCGCTAAAGGGACAGGTTAATTCTCATTTTCTGTTCAACTCACTTAACGCCCTGTCAGCTCTGATTGAAGAATCGCCAGCACAAGCAAGCCAGTTTGTCGACGAACTCTCCAAAATGTATCGATATCTTCTCCAGGCAAACGACCAGGAACTAGTTTCACTACGTACCGAATTAGCCTTCATTGAGTCATACGCCCACTTGCTCCAAACGCGCCATGGCAGCGGGGTTAGCGTAAAAATGACCGTTCCAGAAGATCAGCTGGCGAGTCCACTGCCACCGTTAACGTTACAACTGCTCGTCGAAAACGCCGTTAAACATAACATCGTCTTAGTTAATCGACCCTTATTAATTGAAATCGGCACGACGAAAGCCGGTGAATTACAAGTTCGGAATAATCTTCAACGCAAACATATCCGTGCGCTCAGTAATGGCGTTGGTCTGGCCAATATTATGGCCAAATACCGCATGTTAACACCGAGAGAAATTATTATTCAGGAAGAAGACGATCATTTCACCGTTCGGCTACCGTTGCTCAACTCACATTGCTAG